One window from the genome of Bemisia tabaci mitochondrion, complete genome encodes:
- the COX2 gene encoding cytochrome c oxidase subunit II has protein sequence MSMWGGVSFQNSASFTMEQMTFFYDFSFLTILLILVFVVYMMSYLACESLIKCYDLDNQIMESFWTILPLVILVFLAFPSIRILYLMDEVKNPMLTCKVLGHQWFWSYEYSDFNSFEFDSYMVFNLMRLLEVDNCFVIPLGLKVRLLVSSVDVLHSWTVPAFGVKVDSVPGRLNQLNFTANRLGIYFGQCSEICGVNHSFMPIVVEVILNQSFSVWLENSS, from the coding sequence ATAAGAATGTGGGGTGGAGTTAGATTTCAAAATAGTGCTAGTTTTACAATAGAACAGATAACATTTTTTTACGATTTTTCGTTTTTAACTATTTTATTAATTTTAGTGTTTGTAGTATACATAATGAGCTATTTAGCTTGTGAATCTTTAATTAAATGCTATGATTTAGATAACCAAATTATGGAGTCTTTTTGGACAATTTTACCTTTGGTTATTCTTGTTTTCCTAGCGTTTCCCTCTATCCGAATTTTATATCTAATAGATGAAGTAAAAAATCCCATATTAACATGTAAAGTTTTAGGCCATCAATGGTTTTGAAGTTATGAATATAGAGATTTTAACAGTTTTGAATTTGATTCTTACATAGTTTTTAACTTAATACGGCTATTAGAGGTTGATAACTGCTTTGTTATTCCTCTTGGATTAAAAGTGCGGCTGTTAGTTTCGTCTGTAGATGTTCTTCATTCTTGGACGGTTCCTGCATTTGGGGTAAAGGTTGATTCTGTTCCTGGTCGGCTTAATCAGTTAAATTTTACAGCTAATCGGCTAGGTATTTATTTTGGTCAATGCTCAGAAATTTGTGGAGTTAATCACAGATTTATACCCATCGTGGTGGAAGTTATCTTAAATCAAAGATTTTCTGTTTGGTTGGAAAATTCAAGAT
- the ATP8 gene encoding ATP synthase F0 subunit 8 — MGPLYWFYLMLMFWLSWFSISVSLFYWFNPSVLMMHNSSSFFFFFFYYGINDLFTTNMNTTVILVNSKFFYFYDF, encoded by the coding sequence ATGGGGCCGTTATATTGATTTTATTTAATACTTATGTTTTGGTTAAGATGATTTTCTATTTCAGTTAGACTTTTTTACTGATTTAATCCAAGGGTTTTAATAATACACAATTCTTCTTCTTTTTTTTTTTTTTTTTTTTACTATGGTATCAATGATTTATTTACTACTAACATAAATACTACAGTTATTTTGGTTAACTCAAAATTTTTTTATTTCTATGATTTTTAG
- the ATP6 gene encoding ATP synthase F0 subunit 6: MIFSLFEIYDPHTFFFNLSFNWFPILLILLFSMSDFWCLIPSVVYLYTSFLGFLTKEFVNFYLYNKMIISVFLFISLFLFLLFTNILGLIPYVFSCSSHFVFSISFGFPFWISFIFLGWFNFNSKSFSHLVPLGTPLILISFMVVIETISALIRPWSLSIRLMSNMISGHLLMILLGNCGFYMFLIQMVLFLFEFFVCFIQAFVFSVLLTLYSSEI; this comes from the coding sequence ATGATTTTTAGCCTTTTCGAGATTTATGATCCACACACTTTTTTTTTTAATCTAAGTTTTAACTGATTTCCTATTCTCTTGATTTTATTGTTTAGTATGTCTGATTTTTGGTGTTTAATTCCTTCTGTTGTTTATTTATACACTTCTTTCTTAGGATTTTTAACTAAGGAGTTTGTTAATTTTTATCTTTATAACAAAATAATTATTAGGGTATTTTTATTTATTTCCTTATTTTTGTTTTTATTATTTACTAATATCTTAGGATTAATTCCTTACGTTTTTTCTTGTTCATCACATTTTGTGTTTTCTATTAGATTTGGATTTCCTTTCTGAATCTCTTTTATCTTCTTGGGTTGGTTTAATTTTAATAGAAAGTCTTTTTCTCACTTAGTCCCCCTGGGTACTCCATTAATCTTAATTTCTTTTATGGTTGTAATTGAGACTATTAGAGCTCTGATTCGGCCTTGGTCTCTAAGAATTCGACTAATATCTAACATGATTTCTGGCCATTTATTAATAATTCTTTTAGGAAATTGTGGATTTTATATATTTTTAATTCAGATAGTTCTATTTCTTTTTGAATTTTTTGTCTGTTTTATCCAAGCCTTTGTATTTTCTGTCCTACTAACCCTTTATTCTAGTGAAATTTAA